Proteins from a single region of Fusobacterium gonidiaformans ATCC 25563:
- a CDS encoding YibE/F family protein: MKKILIVLLSFFLFQMMYGEEEYVRGKILSLEDIITADSGDEEVQEVYIYRVKFLSGDRKGEEVSIEYPIYREEEYNIGAKPGDKVVLYYESNEIGDEKYYISDIDKRSQLLGISGLFILLTLFISKKNGLKALLALGITVLFVIKVFIPSILLGYSPILFSVITGIFSTFVTIYLMTGFEKKGFIAIVGTLGGVLFAGILSYIAVNTMRLTGYETTDSLSFASYLKGIKLRELISAGVIIGSMGAVMDVAMSMSTAMHEIHQKKSDIGRKELFYSAMKMGNDMIGTMVNTLILAYIGGSLLLTVMVYIQREQFPMIRLLNFENIATEILRSISGSIGILICVPITAYVGSILYGKKTKR; this comes from the coding sequence ATGAAAAAAATATTGATAGTACTACTTTCTTTTTTCTTATTTCAAATGATGTATGGAGAAGAGGAGTATGTACGAGGAAAAATTTTATCCTTGGAGGATATTATTACAGCTGATTCAGGAGATGAAGAAGTTCAAGAAGTTTATATTTATCGAGTCAAATTTTTATCGGGGGATCGAAAGGGAGAAGAAGTTTCCATAGAGTACCCCATTTATCGTGAAGAAGAATATAATATTGGTGCAAAACCAGGAGATAAAGTTGTCTTATATTATGAGAGTAATGAGATAGGAGATGAAAAATATTATATTTCTGATATTGATAAAAGATCGCAACTTCTAGGAATTTCCGGATTATTTATTTTATTAACCTTATTTATATCTAAAAAGAATGGATTAAAAGCTTTATTAGCCTTAGGGATCACTGTATTATTTGTAATAAAAGTTTTTATTCCTTCTATTTTATTAGGATATTCTCCTATTTTATTTTCTGTGATTACAGGAATTTTTTCTACTTTTGTGACAATTTATCTTATGACAGGCTTTGAAAAGAAAGGTTTTATTGCGATAGTAGGAACTTTGGGAGGAGTACTATTTGCAGGGATTCTCTCCTATATTGCTGTGAATACTATGAGATTAACAGGCTATGAAACGACTGACAGTCTTTCTTTTGCCTCTTATTTGAAAGGGATTAAATTGCGTGAACTGATTTCCGCAGGAGTTATTATTGGAAGTATGGGAGCGGTTATGGATGTGGCGATGTCCATGTCGACAGCCATGCATGAAATTCATCAAAAAAAATCAGATATTGGAAGGAAAGAATTGTTTTATTCGGCTATGAAAATGGGAAATGATATGATAGGAACGATGGTAAATACGTTAATCTTAGCATATATTGGTGGGAGTTTATTATTAACGGTAATGGTTTACATCCAACGAGAACAGTTTCCTATGATACGGCTTTTGAATTTTGAAAACATAGCAACTGAAATTTTACGTTCCATATCGGGTAGTATTGGAATTCTAATTTGCGTTCCAATTACTGCTTATGTTGGTTCCATATTGTATGGGAAAAAAACAAAACGTTGA
- the mltG gene encoding endolytic transglycosylase MltG, translated as MKKASYITLFIFIIGILGYGYQQICKKREYQVALNFEYGKNIREELLKINARNHKLFWLYLRYFHQGGKDIKAGYYEIHGQYSWKDVLSMLEEGRGKYQKITIIEGTPLFQVFELLEEKGIGKAEKYREQLQMISFPYPTPDGNWEGYFYPETYNVPENYTEKDVIQLFLQEFLKHFPEEEYPDKEEFYQKLILASLLEREAKLEEEKPMIASVIENRLKKGMRLEIDSTVNYLYQYQKKRIYYKDLEKDSPYNTYRHTGLPPGPICSPTEKSMYAAYHPAKTDFYFFVTKGEGAHHFTKTYQEHINFQKKYKK; from the coding sequence ATGAAAAAAGCAAGTTATATTACTTTATTCATTTTTATTATAGGAATCCTAGGATATGGGTATCAACAAATTTGTAAAAAACGAGAGTATCAGGTGGCTCTGAATTTTGAGTATGGAAAAAATATACGAGAAGAATTATTAAAAATCAATGCAAGAAACCATAAATTATTCTGGCTTTATCTACGATATTTTCATCAAGGTGGGAAAGATATTAAAGCAGGATATTATGAAATACATGGACAGTATTCTTGGAAAGATGTCTTATCTATGTTAGAAGAAGGAAGAGGAAAATATCAAAAAATAACAATTATTGAAGGAACACCTCTTTTTCAAGTTTTTGAATTGTTAGAAGAAAAAGGCATTGGAAAGGCAGAAAAATATAGAGAGCAGTTACAAATGATTTCTTTTCCCTACCCGACTCCTGATGGAAATTGGGAAGGATATTTTTATCCTGAAACTTATAATGTTCCAGAAAATTATACAGAAAAAGACGTCATTCAGCTGTTTTTACAAGAATTTTTAAAACATTTTCCAGAGGAGGAATATCCTGATAAGGAAGAATTTTACCAAAAATTGATTTTGGCTTCTTTGCTGGAAAGAGAGGCAAAATTAGAGGAAGAAAAGCCAATGATTGCTTCTGTTATTGAGAATCGTTTAAAAAAAGGAATGAGATTGGAAATTGATTCTACAGTGAATTATCTATATCAGTATCAGAAGAAAAGGATTTATTATAAGGATCTAGAAAAAGATTCCCCTTATAATACTTATCGGCATACAGGATTACCACCCGGACCTATTTGTAGTCCAACAGAAAAATCTATGTATGCAGCTTATCATCCTGCAAAAACAGATTTCTATTTTTTTGTAACAAAAGGAGAGGGAGCTCATCATTTTACAAAGACTTATCAAGAGCATATAAATTTCCAAAAAAAGTATAAGAAATAA
- a CDS encoding DEAD/DEAH box helicase, translating to MEKKETLKEFRELGIGEKLLKALSKKGYETPTPIQSLTIPALLTGEKDIIGQAQTGTGKTAAFALPILENIEHQDKIQGIVLTPTRELALQVAEEMNSLGSSKKIKIIPVYGGQSIDIQRKLLRNGADIIVGTPGRVIDFIERKFLRLQDLKYFILDEADEMLNMGFLEEVEKILEATNEDKRMLFFSATMPNEILKVAKKHMKDYEILAVKARELTTDLTDQIYFEVNERDKFEALCRIIDLAEDFYGIVFCRTKTDVNEVVGRLNDRGYDAEGLHGDIGQNYREVTLKRFKAKKINILVATDVAARGIDVNDLSHVINYAIPQEAESYVHRIGRTGRAGKEGTAITFITPQEYRRLLQIQKIVKTEIRKEEVPEVKDVIQAKKFQIQKDIDEILGEGEYDKFKKLAQDLLKKEEAENIVASLLKLAYEDVLDESNYNEISSTKSVGGGKARLFVALGRKDGMTAKKLVEKVMKVAKVQDKKIRNVEVYEAFSFITVPFKEAEIIIDSFKARQKGKKPLIEKAKSQK from the coding sequence ATGGAAAAAAAAGAAACATTAAAGGAGTTTAGAGAATTAGGTATTGGGGAAAAATTATTAAAGGCTTTATCTAAGAAAGGATATGAAACTCCTACTCCGATTCAAAGTTTAACAATTCCAGCATTGTTAACAGGCGAAAAGGATATTATTGGTCAAGCACAAACAGGAACAGGAAAAACAGCAGCTTTTGCTCTTCCTATTTTAGAGAATATAGAACATCAAGATAAAATTCAAGGGATTGTATTGACTCCAACAAGAGAATTAGCTTTGCAAGTTGCCGAAGAAATGAATAGTTTAGGAAGTTCTAAAAAAATTAAAATTATTCCGGTATATGGAGGACAATCTATTGATATACAAAGAAAATTACTTCGAAATGGAGCGGATATTATTGTAGGAACTCCCGGAAGAGTGATTGATTTCATTGAGAGAAAATTTTTAAGATTACAAGATTTAAAATATTTTATTTTGGATGAAGCAGATGAAATGTTAAATATGGGATTCTTAGAAGAGGTTGAAAAGATTTTAGAAGCAACGAATGAAGATAAAAGAATGTTGTTTTTCTCAGCAACCATGCCGAACGAAATTTTAAAAGTAGCTAAAAAACATATGAAGGACTATGAAATTTTAGCTGTGAAAGCAAGAGAATTGACTACGGATTTGACCGATCAAATTTATTTTGAAGTCAATGAAAGAGACAAATTTGAAGCTCTATGTAGAATTATTGATTTAGCAGAAGATTTTTATGGAATTGTATTCTGTCGAACAAAAACAGATGTCAACGAAGTTGTTGGAAGATTAAATGATAGAGGATATGATGCAGAAGGATTGCATGGAGATATTGGACAAAACTATCGTGAAGTAACTTTAAAGAGATTTAAGGCTAAAAAAATCAATATTTTAGTGGCAACAGATGTAGCAGCTCGTGGAATTGATGTGAATGATTTAAGTCATGTTATCAACTATGCGATTCCTCAAGAAGCGGAAAGTTATGTTCATAGAATTGGAAGAACGGGAAGAGCAGGGAAAGAAGGAACAGCGATTACCTTTATTACACCTCAAGAATATCGAAGATTATTACAAATTCAAAAAATTGTAAAGACAGAAATTCGAAAAGAAGAAGTACCCGAAGTGAAAGATGTCATTCAAGCGAAAAAATTTCAAATTCAAAAGGATATTGATGAAATTTTAGGAGAAGGAGAATACGATAAATTTAAAAAATTAGCTCAAGATTTGTTAAAAAAAGAAGAAGCAGAGAATATCGTAGCATCGCTACTAAAACTTGCCTATGAAGATGTTTTAGATGAAAGCAACTACAATGAAATTTCATCTACGAAATCAGTAGGTGGAGGAAAGGCAAGATTGTTTGTAGCTTTGGGAAGAAAAGATGGCATGACAGCGAAGAAATTGGTAGAAAAAGTTATGAAAGTAGCGAAGGTGCAAGATAAAAAAATTCGAAATGTAGAAGTATATGAAGCCTTCTCTTTCATTACAGTACCATTTAAAGAAGCGGAAATCATTATTGATAGCTTTAAGGCAAGACAAAAAGGAAAAAAACCACTCATTGAAAAAGCAAAATCACAAAAATAA
- the tilS gene encoding tRNA lysidine(34) synthetase TilS has translation MQGFQKFLKDQKKYQYIQEGDRILVAFSGGPDSVFLVEMLLQLQEQLSFQMLLLHLHHMIRQEDADRDYQFCLEYARKKNLEIIAKKLDVPSYAKENRQSLEEAGRNLRYKFFQEIRKEKSYHKIATAHHLDDHLETFFFRLLRGSSMEGLAGISRKQGDRIRPLRDFEKKEILFYLEEHQIPYCHDKTNEEVEYSRNRIRLELLPQFDSYNPKWKEKVASFMEELEENKKGKSIDWRDYSEEDFLNVTKLQKEREYLQQKIIYEYILSKQISVNRKQIHQICTLLKKGGSLSYDLKNFWKFKKEYDRIWIEPIKKEEANMFVNDVEIKVPGEVYFQNYRIKILVCEENRSKGNQEFLWNWDGISSLKVRNFQEGDRIQLAGMKTPKKVKEIFINEKVPREQRKQIPILIYGEEIIALGNLRQAKWNKTDDGKIICIKIEEVRR, from the coding sequence ATGCAGGGATTTCAAAAATTTTTAAAAGATCAAAAAAAATATCAATACATTCAAGAGGGAGATCGAATTCTAGTCGCTTTTTCGGGAGGTCCAGATTCGGTATTTTTAGTGGAAATGTTATTACAATTACAAGAGCAGCTGTCGTTTCAGATGCTCTTATTGCATTTACATCACATGATACGTCAGGAGGATGCGGATCGAGATTACCAGTTTTGTTTAGAATATGCAAGAAAGAAAAATTTAGAAATCATAGCTAAGAAATTAGATGTTCCTTCTTATGCCAAAGAAAATAGACAAAGTTTGGAGGAAGCGGGAAGGAATCTTCGTTATAAATTTTTTCAAGAAATCAGAAAGGAAAAAAGTTATCATAAAATTGCTACAGCTCATCATTTAGACGATCATTTAGAAACTTTCTTTTTTCGTTTGTTAAGAGGAAGTTCTATGGAGGGATTGGCCGGAATTTCCAGAAAACAGGGGGATAGAATTCGTCCACTTCGAGATTTTGAGAAGAAAGAGATTTTGTTTTATTTAGAGGAACATCAGATTCCTTATTGTCACGATAAAACAAATGAAGAAGTCGAATATTCCAGAAATCGAATCCGTTTAGAGCTTTTGCCGCAGTTTGATAGCTATAATCCAAAATGGAAAGAAAAAGTTGCTTCTTTTATGGAAGAATTAGAAGAGAATAAAAAAGGGAAAAGCATAGATTGGAGAGATTACTCTGAAGAAGATTTTTTAAATGTAACAAAGTTACAAAAAGAAAGAGAATATTTACAACAAAAAATTATTTATGAATATATTCTTTCAAAACAAATTTCAGTAAATCGGAAACAAATTCATCAGATTTGTACTCTTTTAAAAAAAGGAGGTAGTCTATCTTATGATTTGAAAAATTTTTGGAAATTCAAGAAAGAGTATGATAGAATATGGATAGAACCTATAAAAAAAGAAGAAGCCAATATGTTTGTGAATGATGTGGAGATAAAAGTTCCAGGAGAAGTTTATTTTCAAAATTATAGAATTAAAATTTTGGTTTGCGAAGAAAATAGGTCAAAAGGAAATCAGGAATTTTTATGGAACTGGGATGGTATTTCTTCTTTGAAAGTACGAAATTTTCAAGAAGGAGATCGAATCCAATTAGCTGGAATGAAAACTCCAAAAAAAGTAAAAGAAATTTTTATCAATGAAAAAGTTCCAAGAGAGCAGAGAAAACAAATTCCAATTTTGATATATGGAGAAGAAATTATAGCTCTGGGAAATCTTCGACAGGCGAAATGGAACAAAACAGACGATGGAAAAATAATATGTATAAAAATAGAGGAGGTCAGACGTTGA
- a CDS encoding leucyl aminopeptidase produces MYFQMISKIQKNYDKTISLLAENEIAFCSCVSKQNQDMITKIFQKKKFSAKEGEVCEISFLENENLCTTIFIGLGKKEDLTKNILRESLYSALEKETGHFLISSEDPDLIDLDIFAEIAEHINYDFDKYKSKKKDKFLYLDFYNPNQLKFPQESQILSEISSIVRNLINEPAAYMTPDRLSIEAQICSEKYGFEIEILDEHKAESLGMKAFLAVGRAAFDRPKVIVMRYLGNPHSKEKTALIGKGVCYDTGGLSLKPTSSMLNMKDDMSGAATVIGIMSAVAQNKIKHNVIGVIAACENAIGPNAYRPGDVIGSLNGKTIEVTNTDAEGRLTLADALTYSIRIEKATELIDIATLTGAMYMALGSEACGVITNTPSLYEKLVKASENWREEFWQMPLFKNQKKSLKSSIADIKNSGPRQAGASFAAKFLEEFVEEKPWLHLDVAGTCFSEEGDSYYKKGATGQLLRSVYTYLKDKEL; encoded by the coding sequence ATGTATTTTCAAATGATTTCTAAGATTCAAAAAAACTACGATAAAACAATATCTTTATTGGCAGAAAATGAAATTGCTTTTTGTTCGTGTGTCTCAAAACAAAATCAAGATATGATTACTAAAATCTTCCAAAAGAAAAAGTTTAGTGCGAAAGAGGGAGAAGTTTGTGAAATTTCTTTTTTAGAAAATGAAAATCTGTGTACTACTATTTTTATTGGACTTGGGAAAAAAGAAGACTTAACCAAAAATATTTTACGAGAAAGTCTATACTCTGCTCTAGAGAAAGAAACAGGACATTTTTTAATTTCTTCAGAAGATCCCGATTTAATCGATTTAGATATTTTTGCAGAAATTGCAGAACACATCAACTATGACTTCGATAAATATAAATCCAAGAAAAAAGATAAATTTCTTTATTTAGATTTTTATAATCCAAACCAGCTAAAATTTCCTCAAGAAAGTCAAATACTTTCTGAAATCTCTTCTATTGTAAGAAATCTTATCAATGAACCTGCTGCCTATATGACTCCGGATAGACTTTCAATAGAAGCTCAAATTTGCTCTGAAAAATATGGTTTTGAAATTGAAATTTTAGATGAGCATAAGGCGGAATCCTTAGGAATGAAAGCTTTTCTAGCCGTTGGAAGAGCTGCTTTTGATAGACCAAAAGTAATCGTAATGAGATACTTAGGAAACCCACACTCAAAAGAAAAAACTGCCTTAATTGGAAAAGGAGTTTGTTACGATACCGGTGGATTATCTTTAAAGCCAACTTCCAGTATGTTAAATATGAAAGATGATATGAGCGGAGCAGCAACCGTAATAGGAATTATGTCAGCCGTAGCACAAAATAAGATAAAACATAATGTCATTGGAGTCATTGCTGCCTGTGAAAATGCCATCGGTCCTAATGCTTATCGTCCTGGAGATGTTATTGGTAGTTTAAATGGAAAAACTATTGAAGTAACCAATACCGATGCGGAGGGAAGACTTACCCTAGCCGATGCTCTTACTTATAGTATTCGTATTGAAAAAGCAACAGAACTGATTGATATTGCAACCTTAACAGGAGCAATGTATATGGCTCTTGGATCAGAAGCTTGCGGTGTTATTACCAATACTCCATCTTTATATGAAAAATTAGTCAAAGCAAGTGAAAATTGGAGAGAAGAATTTTGGCAAATGCCTTTATTTAAAAATCAAAAAAAATCTTTAAAATCTTCCATTGCAGATATTAAAAACTCAGGTCCAAGACAAGCAGGAGCAAGTTTTGCTGCTAAATTTTTAGAAGAGTTTGTAGAAGAAAAGCCTTGGTTACACTTAGATGTAGCAGGAACTTGTTTCTCCGAAGAAGGAGACTCTTACTATAAAAAAGGGGCAACCGGTCAATTGCTTCGTTCTGTATATACTTATTTAAAAGACAAGGAGCTCTAA
- a CDS encoding toxin-antitoxin system YwqK family antitoxin: MKRIFILLNFLMFSYWIEARTEIEYKNLEEKDGLVYYQEEIYSGKVTRGKDRYYYQDGKADGTWLWFYPNGNLKTIETWREGKLQGKYILYLDNGNPIMKTSYSNGKDMGEYLLYYPNGRLRVKGRYEYGKPKGVWEYYTETGKLKGKGKEIL, translated from the coding sequence ATGAAACGAATATTTATTTTGTTAAATTTTTTAATGTTTTCTTATTGGATAGAAGCAAGAACGGAAATAGAATATAAAAATTTAGAAGAAAAAGATGGCCTGGTCTACTATCAAGAAGAGATATATAGTGGGAAAGTAACTCGAGGAAAAGATCGATATTATTATCAGGATGGAAAAGCAGATGGGACTTGGTTGTGGTTTTATCCGAATGGAAATCTAAAAACAATAGAAACTTGGAGAGAAGGAAAGTTACAAGGAAAGTATATTTTATATTTAGACAATGGGAATCCAATTATGAAAACTTCTTATAGCAATGGAAAAGATATGGGGGAATATTTATTGTATTATCCGAATGGCAGATTACGAGTCAAGGGAAGATATGAGTACGGAAAACCTAAAGGTGTATGGGAATATTACACAGAAACAGGAAAATTAAAAGGAAAAGGAAAAGAAATTTTGTAA
- the ftsH gene encoding ATP-dependent zinc metalloprotease FtsH has product MSDKQEKDIMEQEEQKELQETASEENIEQENQKLQTEEEKKEEEIHKTLEEDSKKDTTSRTQEENKKTEKRIYINNEEDLKKILRESFGNSKNNKNPKKLGGKFNFVGFLLLVFIVAVVLSFPKFMKDSKSGEELHEVSYTSFVKSIDEKKFQRIEEREGYLYGYLSGEKEEFRLNVSEEKTGTTATVVYKARMITDRLGEDSNVVSKMEAAGLDVKAIPPAQTPFILNLLASWLPILLLIGVWVFMLRGVGKGGGGGPQIFNVGKSKAKENGENITQISFADVAGIDEAKQELEEVVEFLREPEKFKKIGARIPKGVLLLGSPGTGKTLLAKAVAGEAKVPFFSMSGSEFVEMFVGVGASRVRDLFAKARKNAPCIVFIDEIDAVGRKRGTGQGGGNDEREQTLNQLLVEMDGFGNEETIIVLAATNRPDVLDRALKRPGRFDRQVYVDKPDLKGRVEILKVHAKNKKFSKDVDFEIIGKKTAGLVGADLANILNEAAIIAARANRDEINMMDLEEASEKVEMGPEKKSKVVSERDKKLTAYHETGHAIARYALGSEEKVHKITIIPRGAAGGYTMSLPAEEKSYQTKQDLLDFMVFAYGGRAAEEIVFGKENISTGASNDIERATAYAKAIVTRFGMVDEFGPILLDGTQEGDMFERKYYSEQTGKEIDDVVRKIIKTQYQKTLDILKENRDKLEAVTKVILEKETIMGDEFEKIMSSDTKEFTNEV; this is encoded by the coding sequence TTGAGCGACAAACAAGAGAAAGACATCATGGAGCAAGAAGAGCAAAAGGAATTACAAGAAACAGCTTCAGAAGAAAATATAGAACAAGAAAATCAAAAATTACAAACAGAAGAAGAAAAAAAAGAAGAAGAAATTCATAAGACTTTAGAAGAAGATTCTAAGAAAGATACAACTTCTAGGACACAAGAAGAAAATAAAAAAACAGAAAAAAGAATTTATATCAATAATGAAGAAGATTTGAAGAAAATTTTAAGAGAAAGTTTTGGAAATTCTAAGAATAACAAGAATCCGAAAAAACTAGGTGGGAAATTTAATTTTGTAGGTTTCTTATTGTTAGTTTTTATTGTAGCTGTAGTTTTATCTTTTCCAAAATTTATGAAAGATTCAAAGTCCGGTGAAGAATTACATGAAGTTTCCTATACTTCTTTTGTGAAATCAATTGATGAGAAGAAATTTCAAAGGATAGAAGAAAGAGAAGGATATTTATATGGATATCTTTCTGGAGAAAAAGAAGAATTTCGTTTAAATGTTTCGGAAGAAAAAACAGGAACAACAGCAACTGTGGTTTATAAGGCTAGAATGATTACGGATAGATTGGGGGAAGATTCCAATGTAGTTTCCAAAATGGAAGCGGCAGGATTGGATGTAAAAGCAATTCCACCGGCTCAAACTCCATTTATTTTAAATTTATTAGCTTCGTGGTTACCTATTTTATTGTTAATTGGAGTATGGGTATTCATGCTTCGAGGCGTTGGAAAAGGTGGAGGCGGAGGACCTCAAATTTTCAATGTAGGAAAATCAAAGGCAAAAGAAAATGGAGAAAACATTACACAAATCAGTTTTGCAGATGTAGCAGGAATTGATGAAGCAAAGCAAGAATTGGAAGAAGTAGTAGAGTTTTTGAGAGAACCGGAAAAGTTTAAAAAAATTGGAGCAAGAATTCCAAAAGGGGTTTTATTGCTAGGAAGTCCGGGAACAGGAAAAACCTTACTAGCGAAAGCGGTTGCTGGAGAAGCGAAAGTTCCTTTCTTTAGTATGTCAGGTTCTGAATTTGTAGAAATGTTTGTTGGGGTTGGAGCTTCCAGAGTGAGAGACTTATTTGCAAAAGCTAGAAAAAATGCACCTTGTATTGTGTTTATTGATGAGATAGATGCCGTAGGAAGAAAAAGAGGAACAGGTCAAGGTGGAGGAAATGATGAAAGAGAACAAACCTTGAACCAACTTTTAGTAGAAATGGATGGATTTGGAAATGAGGAAACCATTATTGTTTTGGCTGCAACAAACCGACCTGATGTTTTGGATAGAGCTTTAAAAAGACCTGGAAGATTTGATAGACAAGTTTATGTAGATAAGCCTGATTTAAAAGGTAGAGTTGAAATCTTAAAGGTACATGCAAAAAACAAGAAATTTTCAAAAGACGTTGATTTTGAAATCATTGGAAAGAAAACAGCCGGTTTGGTAGGAGCGGATTTGGCAAATATTTTAAATGAAGCTGCTATTATTGCTGCACGAGCAAATCGAGATGAAATCAATATGATGGATTTAGAAGAGGCTTCGGAAAAGGTAGAAATGGGACCTGAGAAAAAATCGAAGGTAGTATCGGAACGAGATAAGAAATTAACTGCTTATCATGAGACTGGTCATGCCATTGCAAGATATGCTTTAGGATCCGAAGAGAAAGTACATAAAATTACTATCATTCCAAGGGGAGCTGCCGGAGGATATACAATGTCTTTGCCGGCAGAGGAAAAAAGTTATCAAACGAAACAAGATTTATTAGATTTTATGGTATTTGCTTATGGAGGTCGTGCTGCGGAGGAGATTGTTTTCGGAAAAGAAAATATTTCAACAGGAGCAAGTAACGATATTGAAAGGGCGACTGCTTATGCAAAGGCAATTGTTACTCGTTTTGGAATGGTCGATGAGTTTGGACCGATTTTATTAGATGGTACTCAAGAAGGGGATATGTTTGAAAGAAAATATTATTCGGAACAAACAGGAAAAGAAATTGATGATGTGGTAAGAAAGATTATTAAGACACAGTATCAAAAAACTTTAGATATTTTAAAGGAAAATCGAGATAAATTGGAAGCGGTTACTAAGGTAATTTTAGAAAAGGAAACAATTATGGGAGATGAATTTGAAAAAATCATGTCTTCTGATACAAAAGAGTTTACAAATGAAGTATAA
- the rpsO gene encoding 30S ribosomal protein S15 — translation MRSKEEIIREFGKKEGDTGSTEVQIALLTEKINHLTEHLRVHKKDFHSRLGLLKMVGQRKRLLSYLTKKDLEGYRALIAKLGIRK, via the coding sequence ATGAGATCAAAAGAAGAAATTATCCGAGAATTCGGGAAAAAAGAAGGAGATACTGGTTCTACTGAAGTGCAAATCGCATTATTGACAGAAAAAATTAACCACTTAACAGAACACTTAAGAGTGCATAAAAAAGATTTTCACTCAAGATTAGGGTTATTAAAAATGGTAGGACAAAGAAAGAGATTATTAAGCTACTTAACAAAGAAAGATTTGGAAGGATACAGAGCTTTAATTGCAAAATTAGGTATCAGAAAATAA
- a CDS encoding glutathione ABC transporter substrate-binding protein, translating to MRKKHGIIMALLCMLMFVLTACGGGDKAATAPAEKDTLIVADGASPKTLDPRATNDNVSARVMVQIYDTLVEQDENTQIQPGLAESWEQADDVTTIFHLRKGVKFHNGEELKASDVKFSLDAMKASPQTSEIIEPLKEVVVLDDYTVKVVTEFPFAPILNHLAHPTASIVNEKAVKEAGESYGQHPVGTGPFKFVDWQSGDRVTLEANEEYYKGASPIKHLIFKNVVEITNRTIGLETGEIDIAYDIEGLDKLKIAEDPKLNLVEDLDLSMVYLGFNLKKAPFDNIKVRQAIAYAIDQQPIIDTAFQGAAFPANSIIGPKIFAHSDKGIKYQQNLEKAKALLAEAGYRDGFKTEIWINDNPTRRDIAVILQDQLKQVGIDVEVKTLEWGAYLDGTARGDHQMFILGWGTVTADPDYGINNLVSTKTVGAAGNRSFYSNPKVDELLQKGRSTIDPEARKAIYEEIQVILQEDLPMYYIVYPKKTVGMQKYIEGFKFNPAGHHRIYGVSFKAE from the coding sequence ATGAGAAAGAAACATGGGATTATAATGGCATTGTTGTGTATGTTAATGTTTGTCCTAACAGCATGTGGTGGAGGAGATAAAGCAGCAACTGCTCCAGCAGAAAAGGATACTTTGATTGTAGCGGATGGAGCAAGTCCTAAGACATTGGATCCAAGAGCAACAAATGATAACGTATCTGCAAGAGTTATGGTACAAATTTACGATACATTAGTAGAACAAGATGAAAACACACAAATTCAACCAGGATTGGCAGAATCTTGGGAACAAGCGGACGATGTAACTACTATTTTCCATTTAAGAAAAGGAGTTAAATTCCATAATGGAGAAGAATTAAAAGCATCCGATGTTAAATTCTCTTTAGATGCAATGAAAGCCTCTCCACAAACTTCTGAAATTATCGAACCGTTAAAGGAAGTTGTAGTATTGGATGATTACACAGTAAAAGTAGTCACTGAATTTCCTTTCGCTCCAATTTTAAATCACTTGGCTCACCCAACAGCATCTATCGTAAATGAAAAAGCTGTAAAAGAAGCTGGGGAAAGTTATGGACAACATCCAGTAGGAACTGGACCATTTAAATTTGTAGATTGGCAAAGTGGAGATAGAGTAACTTTAGAAGCGAATGAAGAATATTATAAAGGAGCTTCTCCTATTAAACATCTTATTTTCAAAAATGTAGTAGAAATTACTAATAGAACGATTGGATTGGAAACTGGAGAAATTGATATTGCCTATGATATTGAAGGTTTAGATAAATTAAAAATTGCAGAAGATCCAAAATTAAACTTAGTAGAAGATTTGGATTTATCTATGGTTTATTTAGGATTTAACTTAAAGAAAGCTCCATTTGATAATATTAAAGTAAGACAAGCCATTGCTTATGCAATTGACCAACAACCTATTATCGATACTGCTTTCCAAGGAGCTGCTTTCCCAGCAAACTCTATTATTGGACCAAAGATTTTCGCTCACAGTGATAAGGGAATTAAATATCAACAAAATTTAGAAAAAGCAAAAGCATTATTGGCAGAAGCTGGATACAGAGATGGATTCAAAACAGAAATTTGGATCAATGATAACCCAACAAGAAGAGATATTGCAGTTATTTTGCAAGATCAATTGAAACAAGTTGGAATTGATGTTGAAGTAAAAACTTTAGAATGGGGAGCTTATTTAGATGGAACTGCTCGAGGAGACCATCAAATGTTTATCTTAGGATGGGGAACTGTAACTGCAGATCCAGATTATGGAATTAACAACTTAGTTAGTACAAAAACAGTAGGTGCAGCAGGAAATAGATCTTTCTATAGCAACCCTAAGGTAGATGAGTTGTTACAAAAAGGAAGATCTACAATAGATCCAGAAGCTAGAAAAGCAATCTATGAAGAAATTCAAGTAATTTTACAAGAAGATTTACCTATGTATTATATTGTATATCCTAAGAAAACTGTTGGAATGCAAAAATATATTGAAGGATTCAAATTTAATCCTGCAGGACATCATAGAATTTATGGAGTTTCTTTTAAGGCAGAATAA